The Bombus fervidus isolate BK054 chromosome 3, iyBomFerv1, whole genome shotgun sequence genome includes a window with the following:
- the LOC139985757 gene encoding dynein axonemal intermediate chain 4, with protein MKVNEVGSPQITSRNQSSRFESPISSKFKLNAAGKTRKIAGKNLTSVILQQRQALRVIEDDVDVTPKLLSHPTYSSLDEKHITAFETIGLSQTGSVGTLSILSGLSIAVKESSSMIIRTSSVPSGSMTTDDILFESLLSTQTDDFDDDEDKVPPQFYLPSEDPNIFLIRPDTVTLTLRETETFFIFDKQPRTADLLTPDGIAVKEQNENYEYKTIGPGSNRKLIETETQTMQVLTKSQGTHLSRRRRKNKGMLVNNWVMYDAYGAPELMIEKNGLLVVHRKESLQEMLQPKALKAKLPKSKIYEKKTSEQEQIYIFQHINFRNAVRVMERIISNNIFIHAQKRFTGLIKQDPCSLDLEFTYSPDLLWIHDSEESSGRPVSSFRWNYVNRSILAVGYGARVNSEIKNGLVLLWSAKNPGVPARYYTFDSPVSDLDWSRERPNLLAIGYYNGEIKVIDVSNPDLNVVRRSEKATFSTSPHWQVQWWPGDEQYEYQEQIYTCNQDGCVFCYRYVEDFTSSMIMKIYRIEGTLPGVTRTVQCNFYDISISRSPGALALRKHPTLSTIYFVGTDEGCIYKCSTNYLYQHIDSFLAHDGPIYSMMFSPFCSKIFLTCGADWCIRIWAEGLTDPLITMSTTMACVRYAAWSPIHSTIIVSIANNEICIWDIRRKIYKPASVTTSPNTNRFIMVDFTANGNQLVAADVQGVIYVYNLEGMPFPPYSQEQVLVESIERALITKPILLKNLKKLGPPFSR; from the exons ATGAAAGTAAACGAAGTAGGATCTCCACAAATTACCTCGAGGAATCAAAGCAGCAGATTCGAAAGCCCAATTTCGTCGAAGTTTAAGCTTAACGCAGCAGGAAAGACGCGTAAGATCGCGGGCAAAAACCTAACCTCAGTTATTTTACAACAACGTCAGGCACTCCGCGTGATAGAGGATGACGTTGATGTCACTCCAAAATTACTGAGCCATCCAACCTACAGTTCGCTTGACGAGAAACATATAACTGCATTCGAAACAATCGGATTATCCCAGACCGGCAGTGTCGGTACACTGTCCATCCTTTCCGGTTTAAGCATTGCAGTAAAAGAAAGTTCCTCTATGATCATCAGAACCTCCTCAGTTCCTTCCGGTTCGATGACAACGGATGATATTCTGTTTGAAAGTTTATTATCCACTCAAACAGATGATTTTGATGATGATGAAGATAAAGTTCCTCCTCAATTTTATCTACCTAG CGAAGatccaaatattttcttaattcgaCCCGATACCGTGACGCTCACTTTGAGGGAAACGGAGACGTTCTTCATTTTCGATAAACAGCCTCGAACTGCAGATTTACTTACGCCAGATGGTATAGCGGTTAAAGAACAGAACGAGAATTACGAATATAAAACGATAGGACCTGGTTCGAATAGGAAATTGATAGAAACCGAAACCCAAACTATGCAAGTGCTTACGAAATCTCAAGGAACACACCTCAGCAGAAGGAGACGTAAAAATAAAGGCATGTTGGTGAATAATTGGGTGATGTACGACGCTTATGGCGCCCCTGAATTGATGATTGAAAAAAATGGTTTGCTCGTCGTGCATAGAAAGGAATCTTTGCAAGAAATGTTGCAACCAAAG GCTTTGAAAGCTAAACTACCGAAATCAAAAATTTACGAGAAGAAGACTTCCGAGCAAGAgcagatatatatattccaACATATCAATTTCCGGAATGCCGTACGAGTAATGGAGCGTATAATATCGAACAACATTTTCATTCACGCTCAAAAGCGTTTCACCGGCCTGATTAAACAGGATCCATGTAGCCTTGATTTGGAGTTCACGTACAGTCCAGACCTCCTCTGGATTCACGATTCTGAAGAAAGTTCGGGGAGACCAGTATCTTCATTCCGCTGGAATTACGTTAACAGAAGCATTCTAGCCGTAGGATATGGGGCACGAGTTAattcagaaattaaaaatggctTGGTGTTACTCTGGTCTGCGAAGAATCCTGGTGTACCGGCTCGTTATTACACTTTTGATAGTCCGGTGTCAGACCTCGATTGGAGTCGGGAACGGCCGAATTTACTTGCTATCGGTTACTACAACGGCGAAATCAAGGTGATCGACGTAAGCAATCCAGATCTCAATGTCGTACGACGAAGCGAGAAAGCTACATTTTCGACTTCTCCGCACTGGCAAGTTCAGTGGTGGCCAGGTGACGAACAATACGAATACCAAGAACAAATTTATACGTGCAATCAGGACGGTTGCGTGTTTTGCTATCGATACGTCGAAGATTTCACTTCATCGATGATTATGAAGATTTATAGGATAGAGGGAACGTTGCCGGGTGTCACTAGGACTGTTCAGTGTAACTTTTACGATATATCAATCAGTCGAAGCCCTGGGGCATTGGCACTACGGAAGCATCCTACTTTAAGTACCATTTATTTCGTGGGTACGGACGAAGGTTGTATCTACAAATGCTCcacgaattatttatatcaacaTATAGACAGTTTTCTAGCGCACGATGGACCAATTTACTCGATGATGTTCTCTCCATTCTGTTCAAAAATTTTCCTAACCTGTGGCGCCGACTGGTGCATTCGAATCTGGGcagaaggattgacagatccACTGATTACTATGTCCACAACTATGGCATGCGTTCGATACGCAGCCTGGTCTCCCATCCATTCCACGATCATAGTAAGCATCGCCAATAACGAGATCTGTATATGGGATATCAGACGAAAGATATACAAACCTGCGTCGGTGACAACGTCACCCAACACCAACAGATTTATTATGGTTGATTTTACGGCAAATGGTAACCAACTCGTGGCGGCGGATGTGCAAGGtgttatatatgtgtataatcTTGAGGGAATGCCATTTCCGCCGTACAGTCAGGAACAGGTGCTGGTAGAGTCGATCGAGAGGGCTTTAATCACGAAACCGATACTCCTGAAGAATCTAAAGAAGCTCGGACCGCCATTTTCTCGATAA